CATAAAGAAGGTCAGTGCTTTTtatttcacctcctcctctcgaCACTGTGGATCAGCATTTAATATCCGCTGTGACACAGGAGAACCAACCGGAAAGAAATTCAGTTTTCCCCAATCAGCATCTTGTATACGCTCAGATTTCTGTGCCAGCAGCTTTCATTTTCATGGCTCAACAATAGAGCAAATCAGCTCAGAGGTTAGAGCCTCCCTTTCTTTTATACCATCGAATTGTCCGTGGATACTTGACCCACGTCCCTCTGAGCAATGGAAGGTCAGACTGAAGAATGAGAAGAGAGGCTTTGCAGCATGGTGGGTTCGAGAGGAATATCAGATACGCAAATTAGCCACACCAGCCATATCAAAGAGCCTGTTCAAGAGTCCTAGAAATTGCCTTTCTGTAggcatttaaaatttaaaatctgGGTATTATGCACAACAGTTGGCCAGATGGCGGCAGTTAACATTTGCAAAGTGGCCTATGGTTCAGATGTTGTGATACTGGAATTAAAATTGAGTGGTGGCTAAGTGTGGCACTGGCTGGGCGAGGTCGCGGTCATGGATGTGTTTTTACAGCCGGCCGACTTTGtgccacacacactgtgaaataaCTATCACACATGTAGAGACATCCAGCTTAATTGGTTTTGTTtccgtgcatgtgtgtcatGTAAAACAGGCCTGTGCCTTTTAGTGGTCTCTCATCTTGAAGCCATGTGTGTGCGCTTGCCTTTGAACTGTGCTTGTTGTGGGCCAAAGACAGTTCCCACGGCTGGCCCGTTGACGTGTTTAGTGGTCTGAGGGGAGCTGCTAAAATGCCCCTGCAGACTTTGTGGATCTAACCCAAgacacctttcttttttttttaacccacaaATATCTCACAAGCCTCAGTGAACTCTGTCAACAGGGGGAAGCAGAGCTGCCGTCAAGCTTTTGGTTTTCCCATGAATCCCTTGGCAGGGGGTTGCCATGACCCCTGACCTGTAGCTGTCGTCCTGGTAATCTCTGAAACCCAGGGGCACATGGAAAACCTGTTGCACAATCACCATCCCAAATTAGACTCTTGACCTCTAGAAACAAGCGGGTTACCAAGGTTCCTGGGTGAGAGCTGGGGGAGGAGTGAGGGTTAAACAATCAAAGCTCCCGATTGGATGTTGATGGCAGAATAGGGATGGTCTTGAAAGGTCAAAGGCTGTTTTCAGCATGAAAGATGAATGGACACCTTGGAATCCTGCACACGGCATGTGGAATATTTCAAGGGTGtcggctgctgctgttgcataTTTGTGTCGTGGGGAGGAGAGACTGTGTTGTTTCAGCTGAGTTTCAGAAGTGTCATTAAATCTCAGGGTGATTTTACAAGGAAGACTGGTCAACCTTTTCTGTACAGAACCCCTGAAAGAGATTCGTTGATGGGGGCTGTCTAAGAAACGAATAGCACCCTTAATCAATCCTGCATGAATAAAGCTGTCACATGGTTGTTTAGCTTGTGTTATGTTGTTTATTTAGAGCCGAAATGATTAGTCAGTTCATTAAGTGGtcagcaaaaatgccaaacattcccCTGTTCCACACACTTGTCAGTtaaaagttgtaaaaaaaaatccgtagaagacattttaatttccctTTGACCTCTTAGCAGAACGAATGTTTGTTATCTCCCTCAATCTCGCGCAACCACTGATATATTTCTGTCCCTCTTGCCGATTCATGTCTCCACAGTGGCAAGGGGAGACGCAAGAGTTCTGTCCCAACGCCAAAGTGGTGCTGGTGGGCTGTAAACTGGACATGAGGACGGACGTCAACACCCTGAGGGAACTCTCCAAGCAGCGGCTCATTCCTGTCACCCATGAACAGGTGAGAACTAGCGCATGATGGATATCTGAGGAGAAAGGGGGTTGGATAAATAATGAGAGAGGGACTTGGAAGGCGCCCTGGGAAGAAAGGCAGATTTGAAAACAACAACGGATGCAGAAAAGAAATTAGAAAGCAATCCAGCGATAATATGGGATTTTTTCCATCTAGGATCAGCAGTGGCATTGCCTCTCTGGTGAAGTCCCGTAGGAAAGGAGTGTGAGAGAAGGCTCGGGCAACACAATCAACCACTGCAGAATAAGAGCTGTGTGAAACCCCTCGGGGACACGTTGCTGGGGTTGGCATTTTGACTGAAATTTGCTGACAAGCAATGTAAGGTTGCTTATGGCGAGGGCCACGGAAGAGGCACGGGCGGTTAGTGGAGTTTATGTCGAGGGACACATTTTTCCctcaaatgaaatattcatgcaGATTTAGGGATTTTCAAAATGCAGGATGAATAGAAAAACGGACATTGATAAATGAGTGAGCCCTTTTATCGCATGCCGCCATGACCTCTAAGCCAAGGGGAtggggagaagagggaggggatgATAAACTGTTCTGTAAATCTGTGAATTTTAATCAGCTTTCAGCGTGTTCATTTTGTGCTCTCCCGTGTTGGACATACAAAAAGTGGAGGGGCTTTTTCACCACCACACAAAAGCCCTCAGAACAAAGGagtccttttttcccccctgctgCCGTCTGAGAGCTCCACGGAGGCTAAAAGCACGCAGCCGCCGAAAAATCAgcaactgaaaaacagacagtTCATGTAAATAAgatacataaacaaaaaaatggagTGGCACACCACAGAGCTAATGTAAAATAGCTGGGGATCATTTGTGGCCAGGCCCACATTACAGTGTTGTTTGGCtccttctctgttgttgtttcgGTGTGGGGCAGCTACTGTCTGTGCCTCTAACATGGCCAGAAAATGTGTGTCACACAAGCAGACGGCAAAGCTGTGCACAGTAAACATTCTGGTGCTCAAATCCAATAGCCTCTGTTGTTATCCTGTTGTTGATCTTAAATTGAATCCCAACACAGCTGAGGAGCCGCCGGCGATAGTGACCACTGTGTGAACTCCAGACATTTCCACACTAATCTGCCTGAGATCCGATCGAGCTTTTTCCGCTTGTCATGACGATCTCTACCTCGCCCCCTCCCGCCGCCGCCACACCTGAATCTAAATCTGCCGTTCCACCTTATGAGAACGCCATTGGTTCTTGCATGTTGGCTTAGCACGATAAGGATCAAGCCTCGATGAAAAGCTCTCTCTGTGTTGGAAAGCATGGGATTTTAGGGTCACGGGAAATGCAGTCCTGCCTCATCTGTTGCAAAACTTAGCATGTGTTGGTCCTGCCTGAATGTGCGTTTCAAGTCTGATCATGAAACAAGAGGCGAGGCCGTACTGTACTCTACTCTGTGAAGAGCGAGGCCGAGGgatttcaaaattaaatttgtttctgATGTGATCTCAAACAAACAATTTACGGTCTCAATTAACTGGGTGTATTGTAACATCGCTCATGGGTAAAGCTCTTGTGCTGGATGAGTTCTGTTAGAGTTTAGTCTCTTCTCTCAGCACTGGCCCAGCAGACTGTGCTGCTCTTCCCACTCTGTTACCACAGACTGAGGAGTCGGAGCACCTACATTATTCATGCCTCAGACTGAGGAGCTTTACTTCAGACATGTTTAGATCATTGACATTCATTCTACGGTTTAGATCAACATCTTTGTCGGCTTTGACTGCTGCCTCTCCCTGGGACATTTATTAGTCTTCCACTGTTAAGATGTAAGGCCTGCTCATGCCAAGGTACAGTGAAGGATGGGACGCGTATTgtaaaatttctgttttttttgtgaagagCTCGCACAGCACCTTGATGTGGAGTAAACTCATGTCAAACACAGCCGCTAAAAGCCTGACGATACAAGAGAAAAGACGCTGTGTGTTGTGGACAAGAGTTCTGGTAGAAAAGAAGCAGAATACAAAACCACTCAAAAGGAGGAGAAGCACAAGAAAAATGCTTTGTGAAGATGTCAACAcaaaaagttacacaaaatgctgtttttgtggcGCTTCTCGTAAAATGCTGCACTCACTCTCCCATTTCcctttttatttgtcacatctgTTTTGAAAAACGCTACATAGATATAAAGTTTGCTTGCTTGCCAGTAATCTTTTGCTTtgcctgactgtgtgtgttgtagggaAGCACGATAGCTCGACAGATGGGGGCGGTGGCCTACGTGGAGTGCACCTCCAAGGTTTCGGAGAACAGCGTCCGAGATGTGTTCCACATCACCACGCTGGCGTCGGTGCGGCGGACGCACAAGCCGCAGCTAAAACGCAGCAGTTCCCGCAGGGGCCTGAAGCGAGTTTCACAGCTACCCCTGCCGCCCCTGCCCGGTCGGACTGAGCAAATGGACCAGGCCCCGGCCATAAGGAAAGACCGAGCCAAGAGCTGTGTGCTCATGTAGAGACCCgctattataaatatatatatgtacatacataaacacagaaatataTAACAGAGAAAgtctatttattgttttttgttgttgttttttcctcataTCATTTTTTGCACTGCAGAGGAgcgaggaaaaaagaaacactgcgctgtgaaaacaaatgctttggattttttctttttttggttgcCTGTGTTGCATATTTTCTAAGCTGTTTacatatttgtgttgttttgaaacGACGGCAAATTGGACTAACTCGCTGGACATGAGGACGCTGTGATAGTGGAAGTGCTGTCTGGGTCCTGGGTATTACAGAGGAATTAATTTCCTGAAACGGCTCTAATAAGAGGATGGTACAGCGGGGAAGTGACGGTGAGGAGAGTGAAGTGCATGTGAGGAGAACCATGTTGAAGCAAGACGTCTGTGGATGAAGCTTGGTTTTCAAAGACGGTGTTGCTGAGCGTACATGAGGACTAACTGTCCAGCTGCACAGTCTGAAGTTTCTTCCTGTTGCCATATTTGAGAGGAAAACGTGTATGTACAGTAATGCTGAAAAGGGATTAGGAGAGCGATGGCTCAAACCAAACATTAGGAGCTGGAAATTAGATTTTTGtcacactgactgaaatgttgtgaaggtgtgtgtgagcattaCTACCACAAGTGcattttaagaaaagaaaaaatagtcCCAACatatctgattttattttatttctcattttaacaCAATTTTTCTCATCAGCTCCAATAGTGTCAGTTTGATTCACTGAAGTTAAGTGCTGTCGTCACTATTTTAAAGATGTTTCTTTGTGGTAAATAAAGTGATAAAATGTTAGGGCTATTTTGTTGTACTTTCACTAAACTCTAAAATAAAGCAGCAGCTTAACTGTAAAGGGAGAGGACGATTTCTGGCTGaagtttccttccttttttaaaaaaaaaatattttagcagCATCAGAGATGTAGATCATGTGATTAACACAGACTCTCTGTGCTCTCATGTAGCCCTGCGAGCcaaacagctctgcagcctgagGAAAGAGTCAGTCTTTCAGGGTAATGTGTACACCTCGCAGACTTCTCACCTGGCAAAAACAAACTTCAACTGCAATGCAGCATCACCCGAGCACTAAGAGTAGTGTTTTCGTAGCGACTGACTCCACGCTGTGTCAGGAACCTCAAGTCTATTCGGTATGACAGATGACATGACGTGAGCTCTTTCACTGACAGAGAAACAATTTTGTTGTCCAGTTGTTCCCACGACTCCGGACCTTTTAAAGTTGTTGTTCTGCTTCTGTATAACAGACCATTGGTCAGTGTCTCAAAGTAGACCGTTTCTCTTAGACAGCAGGACTTTATGTCTGGAGTGTTTCTGCAGTTGGCCAGCTGCTGTATCCTGACAGCATTTAGGTGGAGGTGAGAGTGGACAGGCCCATCTACTGTAAGTCAAAACACTCTGGCAGCAGCTAAGAGCTCTACCTTTATAACTGTCGGTGTTGTCTGACAACTTAACTGTTGTTACATCCCTGCTAGACAACTGGGGTagatgaagagagaaacaaactaaGACAAGAAACTAAAGTGGAAAGTGACAGAGGGTGTGTGGGGGACATATAAAAGGAACACTGCACCAAAATATGTCTTTGGATTGTTACTCACCTCCTGTAGGCCTGAAAGGGTTCACAGCTCGTACCTGGAGGACGGAAATTGTAGATTAAGACTGGATGGTTTACAGTGTGCTCAGGGCAAAGACATTTCTTCCATCAATAAACTTACTGCTTATCTTGAATATTCCATCTGTCCGTCCCAGTGTCCATCTTACACTCATCCTCTTTGTGCAAACATACTCTATCATTCAACATCATCATTAGCAAGCATTGCATTCTTGAGACAAACAAGGCCTCTTCTTTATCCTTGTACctctaaaaattatttttttgtgcatcTTACTCAAACTGTTTTCACTCGGTTCTACACCAAACACACAAgttaaaacacacatgctcttGAGATTGGTACGAACACAATGTTTTTACAAATTATATTTTCCTCTCAAATTaaacccccctctctctgccaggaaataaattataaatactATTTTGTTCAAATTCATGCAGTTTATGTTCAGTTTTGAGATTCCAACCATCCCACTTTTCAGAAAGGCCATCCCAGGCCTCTGCAGCTGGAGCTTCATACTTTTGATCTCTTCATCGCGAACGCTGTTAAATTGAAAAATTATATTACCTTCTTTACAAGGCTCATTTTCGACTGCTTTACGATTTAAACAACCCCACTCCTTTACAAGACTCCATCATCATTCCAGTCCACAGAGAGTCACGCTCTGTGCTCTTAACAAGCTGTCCTGAGTTCAAGTTCGGGTAGTTCATTCAAAGTGGTAACAGTCAGTATTATCCTTAAGCTTCATGAACTCGGAGAGCTGCCCCGAGTTCGAGTAACCACCCGTTTTAAACGAGTAATGCTCAGTTATTTCATTACCTCGGTGTGCT
The window above is part of the Toxotes jaculatrix isolate fToxJac2 chromosome 18, fToxJac2.pri, whole genome shotgun sequence genome. Proteins encoded here:
- the rnd2 gene encoding rho-related GTP-binding protein RhoN, which encodes MDSLGSRCKIVVVGDSQCGKTALLHVFAKDCYPENYVPTVFENYTASFEIDKQRIELNMWDTSGSSYYDNVRPLAYPDSDAVLICFDISRPETLDSVIKKWQGETQEFCPNAKVVLVGCKLDMRTDVNTLRELSKQRLIPVTHEQGSTIARQMGAVAYVECTSKVSENSVRDVFHITTLASVRRTHKPQLKRSSSRRGLKRVSQLPLPPLPGRTEQMDQAPAIRKDRAKSCVLM